The genomic interval TTGTTTTTGGGCTCTCCTGTACGGAAGGATTCtgtttgggttttggttttttcgcCACTCGAATGAGTGACAGAGGGGTCGAAAATACTGTTGGCAATTTATTAGTTTGTTGAGCTCCATACGCAACACGCAGGTGGCAATTTTGTGGCCTACGCCGGGgtaaatagtaaataaataaagctcgTAACTGATGCGTTTTTGGAGCTGGACAAATGTAGATAGCATATTGCGAAACTATAAAGCTGCGGGCAGCATAATAGCTTTAAATGGGCCAAAACATCGAATTACAGCCAAAACTTATTAAAATCTATTATAAATACACACAAATTAATAAGGATTAAGGTAAGTAAAAGTACAAATACACATTGTGGCATACTCGTAGACACCAAGAACGGATTTTAAAGAACgtttattaattattcaaaaaaCGATTTTAATTCGTAGAGCTATTATTTCTACTCGAATTGTCTGCAGCAGCAAATTGACAGGCAGCATTCGAATAATTCgcgaataaaaaatataaacagaGCCATTTTATAAAACCTGACACAATCAATTTAGTATTAATTTGGGTGCGCATAAATCGTCAAATGGCAAATAAGCCGTAGAGTCAGTCGATGCAAAATTGAATGGCTTGCGGCATAAATATTCATTGGCATTACAACAACATCAATTTTATTGCAATGCCAATAAGTCAGAGTCTCTGCAGTGACATTTTGGGTTTATTTTGAAGGGCGGAGGGTAAGGGGGATGGCGACTTGCAATCAAAAGGAACAAAATCaacaataaaatgcaaataaatacgGCCGGAACACATGCATATTCTCTTTAGTACGTTCTACGAACATTGCCCAAATGACAAGTAACCAAATAAACGTTCTTGGACAGGCCAAGACAaggtttatttgtttgtttgcttaaatGCAGATAAATGCCTCTGACATCCATATGAACATCCACTCAAAGGCAGGCCAGCGTGTGGGATTAAGTGGTGCTTGTGGGGCAGCAATGTTACCCCACCACTGGAATTAAACTGTTGAATTGTTTTTGTGATCGATTACAACGCACTTTTATGCCGGACCTCAATCTGTTTGGCCCAGTATCTCTTGTCTGCTTGTCTGGTTATAAATTGGTATTTCATGGAAGCATTTAACTTGCTTTCAATTGTTGTACGACGGTCCTGACATAAATctataaaaattgttatttcaaataaattgcCGGCCACTAAATGTTACAGAAAAGATAAATGAAACATTTGCTGGGAAATTCTGGTTAATATCGTTGTTACGAGTTTCTGCTTGTTCTCTtacatttatttgaatttctcGACTGAATATATTTACtgcttttatttgtatttatataatttaagtATAAATTCGAGGTAAATTTAAGTACGACTCGAAAATCTTAGTTGCAAGCTTCTTAAAATTTGCCCGcatgtatatatgcatgtattaTGTAGATGAGATATTTTCCTGAGCAGTTAAAGTATATTTAAAGAACTCCACCCCTGCAGCAGCGCACAATCGCTTCGGGCTACCGACGAATGAATAATGCCAAACAATTACAAAACACTAAGCTCATTTGACTTTTCATTGCATTAGCTGGAGTCGAGTTTCACTCAGCACcgcttaaatttaattgcattttccgCATTTCCCCAATGGCAGTCCGTATTTTTGGGTACATTTTCCACAGGCCCACAATGTATGCTAcactgcacacacacacgcacacttcTGAAGGCATGCCTGCGAATCCTGCCAAATGCGTATGTATGTGGGTATCTTGGGCTGGCCCGCAAGCCATCGCAATGCAAGTTTCagaagcacacacacgcaggcAGTGGGCACAACCACATGCacatttgatttgcatttcattCTCTCAGTCGACGGCTCTTTCGCTCTGCTAAGTCGTCTTAAGCAGCACGTCTCTCAGAGGAAGCGTCCAGCTgttgtctgtgtgtgcgtgcctgTGGCTGTGTgtaatgagtgtgtgtgtggctcaAAAGCTCAAGGAATGAACGTATCTGTGTGCAACAAGAGCACTGAAAAAATCACACACGAACCCAAGAAATACTTAggatatttataaatatgaaGAAAACTGTGTATAAGCTCCTTgataaagttttaaatttctttcTCTTCTTAAATCTTTAGATAAATCAGTTTTACCCTTTTCTCTCGGTGCACAATGCTTGGGTGATTGCTTGAATGCTCACACTTACCTCCCAGAAGCCATTTCCGGCACTGGTCGTTACGTCACTGTAGGCCAGCACCGCGCCCGGCCGACTGCTGCGgaaatcgaatttaatattaaattcctCGGCGTGATTTATGGGCCACCAAATGTGTGATGTCGCAAAGGGATAGGTGATTGGTATGACATTCACTTCGTTCTCGACAAACTCCGCCTCCAGCACGCCTGACCCAGAAAAGGAGATTGTACATCGGTTCGTAAGAGTATGCCAAATATGTCGTAAGCAAATCGCAGCACTCGATATTAAATTGCTCAGCACTCACCGTGATAGTGCACCTTGGGATTACCCCGCTGCAGTTCGTACAGAATGGAGATGTCGTTGTAGTAGACATACTTCAGGCTGCCCACGAAATTGTTATGTGAGGCCAGACCCTTCTTCTTGTGCAGTTCCGGTCCTCCGCCGAAATATATCTCCGGATCGAAGAGCATGTTCCCACTGGCCGTGGCTGGCAGTTCCAGGACCTTTTGCTGCTGATCCAGGATAATGCTAACCGTTCGCTGTTCGTGTAGTATCGTCAGATTGTGCCAATATCCGCGGGTCAGGTCGTCGGTGAGCACGGTGCTCATCACATTGTCACCAAAGTCCATTTCCACGTGAACCGACTGGTTTTTAATGGAAGCCGCTATATACTGATGTTTCAGTGATTCGCCACTGGCGTAGAATAGTGCTGAATCGTCGAAATTCGTGCGGAACATCAGACTAATACGCCTGGTGGAGGAATGCACCCGATCCTTCCAGTCATATATCCTGTAGGATACATAGCTAGCTCCTCGCAATGTGATTATGGTGGCCGCTAAAAAAATGGTATAAAcagaataaataataaaattgtatcTCTTAATAATGTTGAAGTATTTGCATTACACTTTTTGGTAGTTTACTGGTTATTAATGATATAAATAGCTTTTTGTGATTTAAACGTGCTACAAACATACCAATTACGTGAATTGTCAAGGATGGTCCTCAACAAAGAAAAGAATAACAATGTTTTATATTATTgcattaatattatattaagcAAGCTAATAATCTATTTTTTTCATCATCCACAATTGAAACTGAAAATGTTTACCGGATACTCATAACAATAGCTAGAAAAAAGCATTCGCTTTAAGCATCTGCTAACTTTTTCGATGCTATAAAATTAGGTGTTGTATTTGGACATtttgtataaatgtatatttcgAAATGCGAATTATCCGCCAAAgtactttaaactttaaagattgttttctttttttactCCCTTGCCACTTGTACATTATCTGCCCGCTGCacacagaaacaaaaaaaatggaatGCAGAGAAACACGCAGATTATATTGTTTGCTCTATGGGCGCTTTAGGCATTCGCCGGATGTTCCTGTTTTTCCCACTCTCGATCCAGATCCTGGCCACTTGTCCTGTCCGTGGACCAAATGTGCAAATCGTGTAACGCGCCATTTTCATGCATTTTTTTGTGGCCGCTGGTGgtgcagtgggtggtggtggttggcCACGATGGGTGGACTGGGTGCTGTGGTGGTGCCGTGACAGCAGCCGCGTTTTGGCCGCTTATCTGACACGACACACGTGGGCCGCACACAGCCGATAACGCATCACAACCTATGCAGGCCCACAACCACTACACTGAGAAAAGATCTCGAAACTAAATTATCAAAGTGTGGAATTACATTTATACAAAATGGCTGCGAACCTACCTTATACATTAAAgcttataattattatttctcTTAAGCCGAAATAATATGaaattttgttttcagtgcCACGGAACACCCATGCAAAACCCAGTGTacttcataattttatttgcattttgtggGAGAAAACAACATTCTGCTGCATTGGGCCACAAAGATGTGCTACAATTTAGTCAGTTTGCCTGCAATCCGTTTGTTGGACTTATGTTAATGCAGGTGCATAATGAGGCGGACGATATGTGGGCTCCCATTAGAGCAGACCACACCGCGTGACAATCACGGTTTTCTTGGTCTTGCCATTTTTGGTGCCGAATTCGTGGCAATTTTGGAGCACCCTCAGGCCGCCGCACACCCGTCCAAAGATGACCCGCTGCCACGGAATCACCGATTGCTTAAAGCTGATGGTATAGCTGAGAAGTCCTTGGGGAAAGTGACGGCGATAGTCCCATGGGTATGATAGCACCCCGGTAATCTTGCTGGGATCCAGAAAGGAGTACTTTACATTGTGGTGATTGCGCAGGGAATCATAGTTATCCGGTACCAGTTCGGCCTCCATCCAGAGATTGGTGAATATTCGCACAAACCGATGGCATCCTACATCGTTGTGGGTGGCCATTCGCACAAACTCCAGCACCACTTCCGGACTCAGTTCTGTGTAGAGTTGCAGGAGTAATCTGCCCAGGAACTGGTTATTCTCCCGCACCGCCATATCGAAATATATAATGGGTCGCAGCAGGATTTGGGCACTGCGTTTGCCCAAGCGGGGCGAAGGCATATATGGCAAGAAAGTACTGACCGTCTCATCGGAGGCCTTTTGCTCGAGGGGCTTGACGGGTGGCACCCAAGGATTGTGTGAATCCACCTTGGACTTCACTTGCGAGAGGCGACACCCGAGCTGCCTGTTCTCCTGACTCAAGCGGTCTGCCAGCTCACGGATCTTGTTCCGATTCGACTGAAGGGCGGGAAAATGGCGATTGAAGCTATCCACACCTCCCTTTAGTCGATTGGTCTTGTTAATCCGTCCAAGGAGTTCCATGTTCTGTCGGAAAATCTCCTGCTTTTGGGTAAATTCGCCAGCTAACTGGCTGCGATTGAGAAGGCGAGCATGATATCCAAGCGAATCCCCAGCAGATTTGATGCTCTTGAGGCGTCTGTGATCGATCTGCGATTGTCGTATTTCAATCATGCTTTTATAGGTGATCGGATTCAGATCCGTCACATTGCCAGCAGATTTCATTATCTTTCGGAATCGCGCATAGGTAAACACTTTGTCATTCAATACCTTCGCCCGCACATCCTTATTGTGCATCACCAGTTCCTTGGCCACTTTTTTGGCACGCAATTGAATGGAGCGACTGGTTGGGGTTTTTACGAAAAACTCCGAGAAGCCAACTCCACGGTTATTCATTCTGCTTCAATGGGGCTTACTGTACACCGTATTGACACTTTCCGCTCAAGATTAACTTGCAAATTTGTGGACTTAGCAATTTGTGGCgatgtgtttgtgtttgggTTAAGCTAACTAAAACACGGACACCAAATTGCTTGGGTTTATCGAGTGTGACTTATTAACGAACAGCTGGCTTAGTTGGGACAAATTTAGCTGTCGGGATATTTCAGTTGAATCTATTTAATTTGGCTGAACATAATCTCTTATTTCAAGTCTGCTGCGAAAATAACAACCAAAATCAAATCcctgaatttgtttgaataaTACTGATGTATTGATTTTTGATAATGCGATACACAaacgaattatttattaaagccATGGCACTAATTAAAGGCGTGACATTATTTTTTGGACAAATGAGACCACAATCCactgttttgtattttgtgtGCCGTAGAGGGGAACCAGCCACAAAATTAACacgtttaaaaataaatggatgttcacaaatttaatttaagcatGTCTAtctaaaaaagaaaacttgtACTGCGtgttttattcaatttttaaaaataatttcaattgaaattgaattactGGAAGTGCAGCCAAGCTGCTGTTTCGCAACTCATCCAATTTAAAACTATTTTCTAATAAGTGCTTTCCCAGCAATTTTAGCTCGAAATGGGCCAGAAGAATGCAACTCTGCCGGCTGCATGATGAATGCCAGTTGGGCTGACAACTGTCGACCAAAGTGGAGAGTTGAACTAAGCTCGGAGTCATCATATCACAGGACATTGCAGGACATGCTGCCATGGCCCACCCTCAATCTGTCCTGTTTGCTGGCATTTCAATTCGTTTATGCCGGAAGAAGGCGAAAAATCTTGTAGTCTCTTTCAGAAATGTTGATGCCTGGTTCTTCGGGGGCTAATGATTTCCCCAACTGAGCGCATTTCGTTGACACTTTTAGCAtggaaaattgcaaaaatcgGAATGAGTGGGCTTGGGAAGAGCAGGGGCTTTTCCGGTTCTGGCCTGGGTTCAGGGTGAAATCCACATGAACAGGCTCGTCCTTGTACTGGCAGTTGTCATTTTAGTTATTGCATTACAAAAGCGTCTGCGTTTGATTGTGTCTCGTTTCCCTTATACCCTGTacgaatttgaattttcacCATTTTTGTGCACTGAGGGAAAAGATTGCGGCTGGCGCTTTGAAGATATCACTTCAGTAGGgcattgttttaaaattttgtaaaatgaaagaaaagtGCAACCAATCATAAGTTGCTGAAGTCTGGCATCTTACTTAAGAAATGTATTAATTTCCATAAATTATTAACTTTTTTCTCACTGCATTACAGCTGTACTGTGCGATATGTGCGAGGTTTTAATGGCCTGACACTGTTTCCGTTCCAGGAGCAGTTCAACATGCAACCGGCAAACCAgcgggcggtgggcgtggagCGGTGGGTGTGTGTGAGGTACATCTGTGTAATTTGCTTGCCGGCGCTCGTTACGTAATTGTGATCAgttgcagcggcagcagcagcagcagacgcTGTAAATGCTTGACAAACTCGCACGTCACGGCGGTCGCTCGATGTCCTTGACAGACGCCATTTAGACAGATAGAGAGAGGGAAATGCCCAGATAGAGGGCACGCCGAATTTTCCAAAATGGCCAACGCAACGGACAACCGTTAGcgtttttcattttgcaatttgcacATATCCCCGGACTCCGCTTAATTCCACTGCCACCCGCGAAGTCAGGATTTTATTTTGGATTTCTCCTTTTTCCATCGCTGCCATGTGTTGGTCatcatttgcatgcaaatttttAGCAAACATTTGAAATGCAAGGGTGGCTAAATCTGAAGAATGCATGTTGAGATGCCCTAACTTGGATTTAGATAAGTTAGCTAGCTTGATTTAGGAGCATTAAGACTTTGGAAGTATTTCAAAGTGGAATGTTATAAAGCAACCAattttaaaatacatataatatagttaattaaaatgacaagattaaaaattgaaattctaAAACCCAATTCCATCGTATTATTAAGTATTCAACCAACACATTAAATATTCTCAAAATAAGTGTAAAGTAAGTAAGGGTAAATCCGTTTCCCATGAGAGCCGAAAATACCAACTCCCATTTTCGTGCTGGAATGCAAAGCTAGTGCTTGGAAAGTCCCGGAAAATTGTGCTATGTCAAAAAACATAAACGAGCTGCTCAATTTTTAATGGGATTGCCTATATAATGGTCTCGCGTGACTTAATTGAGATTATGGGGGCCTGGAATTGGCTTTATGTCATTAACTAAATGTCGGATGTTGCTGAAGGGTGTGGGGCATATATATATCGGGCTTAACAAACTAATTTTGCGCACATTTTGCACTGCTGTGGTCCAAGCTGGCCGGCAGTCAAAAAGTCAAACActattttgcataatttatggtCAGGTCATTAGCGTGCTTAAAACTGTAGCGACCGAAAAGGGGGCAGGGCACTGCCAGTGGCTAACCACTGGCAAACAAACAtagtttataattaaaacaaaatggCGCCCCTAGGGTCATGTCCAGATACAGAGATATATTGGGATTTAGACAGAGTTGGATGGATGTGAATGACACTCGCAAAAAACAGAAAGTGGCAGTTAGATACTTGAAATGCAATACATATTTGGACATCATTTGGCTTTATAGACGTTTAGAGAGATGTTTAATTAGCATATTTTCAACAACTAACCAACATAAAATAATGACtgttattaaaatgtatatgtatagatttggcataaatttattttctatgtATTAGAAAAATACAGATTTAttactaatatatattttctggGATAAGTACTCACTGTAAATGTCGCAGTGCTCGCCCTCGTAGTGGGTGCCAAAGCAGTCGCAGGAGATTCCTCCGTAGTGGTTGATGCAGCGCGATCCCACGAAGCAGAGGTTGTGCCGGGATTCGCACATGTCCGAGCATCCCTCGTTGACGTTCTCGTGCTTGGTGGCCACCAGGGGGGCGATGGGCAGCAGGTCGGAGGCGGCCTTGCCGGAGCTCAGGACCACATTGCGGATGCAGCCCACAAAGGACTCAGTAATGTATTTCACGCCGTGCAGCTTCTCCTCCGAGGAAAGGCCTGCGAAATGGGGCAACGGGGAGATGGGATATGTGGAGCATTGGTCAGTTGTTTGGTCTTGGCTGGGATGCCACATATTAATTAACATACTGGATATTTGGCAATGGATTTTGGCTATATCTGTGCGGGTGCTTTCGGTGGGCGGAGTGACCATGTCGGATGGCCATAACATAATTTCGTTGTTTACTGTTGAAAGTTTTGATGGGATTTTTgttcgctgctgctgccgcagaTTTAAATATTgcttaattaaaaaagttGTCTCGACCCAGTTTTCAGATCAGCAAAGTGCGGTCTAAATAAATACAAGCTGACGAAGGCGGAAGATGTTTCATACAGAACagttttgtttaaaaatattattattatttaattttcagtTTAAATGGCCAGAtcttatatttttaattcatttttttaGTTGAATAAAAATCATATCGTGCtttacatttcattttcaaattttctGGCTTTTCTTTGTAACGCAACCACATCAAAATCATGTCTgctaacaaacaaaaaattatgcACTTTTACATTCTAAATATGTGCTAGCTTCATTCGATCCAATAGCCCGCTCAGCGGGAGCTGGCTGTGAAAAACTAGACCAACATCATCAGAGTGCAATCAATGGCCCATTCTGTCGACCTGCTAGGAAAACCCTTTTCCATGGCCTCTGGTTTTCGCAACgtgaaataattaaattttccaaaaacgCAGCAAAGCAGCTTTCAAAGTCATACATACGAACACTTACAATTCAATGGGGAATGAGCAAGTTGAGTTTATAGGTTCAGTCACTCGACTTTTTGAACTCATTCACtcgaagaaaattttaaaatttgccCTATTCCTGTGAGtattattacattttattacCTATTTATGATGATTAAATATATCATATAGTTTTAAAGTATTCAATGGTATGAAACTAGAAGCCACATTCATTTGAGATCCAGCTAATCTGTTGAAGTTTTTCTGCTGTTTTTTAATTCAATAAATCTGATTTAAAGAGTTTTCTGTGTATTGCGTGTGCGTCGTCACCGCCAAACTGCAAATTCGATTTT from Drosophila mauritiana strain mau12 chromosome 3L, ASM438214v1, whole genome shotgun sequence carries:
- the LOC117139005 gene encoding uncharacterized protein LOC117139005, giving the protein MNNRGVGFSEFFVKTPTSRSIQLRAKKVAKELVMHNKDVRAKVLNDKVFTYARFRKIMKSAGNVTDLNPITYKSMIEIRQSQIDHRRLKSIKSAGDSLGYHARLLNRSQLAGEFTQKQEIFRQNMELLGRINKTNRLKGGVDSFNRHFPALQSNRNKIRELADRLSQENRQLGCRLSQVKSKVDSHNPWVPPVKPLEQKASDETVSTFLPYMPSPRLGKRSAQILLRPIIYFDMAVRENNQFLGRLLLQLYTELSPEVVLEFVRMATHNDVGCHRFVRIFTNLWMEAELVPDNYDSLRNHHNVKYSFLDPSKITGVLSYPWDYRRHFPQGLLSYTISFKQSVIPWQRVIFGRVCGGLRVLQNCHEFGTKNGKTKKTVIVTRCGLL